The following proteins are co-located in the Besnoitia besnoiti strain Bb-Ger1 chromosome Unknown contig00007, whole genome shotgun sequence genome:
- a CDS encoding uncharacterized protein (encoded by transcript BESB_071650), translated as MLPSLETNLSKWESSGALARGVRSDVSDGSASSMFPAAGASENALSSLGSASVVVVGPPTGGAKIGEQSASPRHPCLSRIPGRSHHHPLEATLPPERSTSLEVSMSTHEVAGLAALYSLPAAPSPCDDLVLEQLLTSANGALRPKRNLPRQRVSRPPSRPGGGSGGETQQNAYHVTTAADLSSRPGEEEDCLSSSLTSKPLPPSPLPPGAELPADALWAPMWPPDRQPRDALPFAALPREGLRLGSRRSPRAATASREGRGKPEAGDATGRRDAGELSEHAVSSEELSGSFWERSVQRILGEAASALRRYPLESRTAAAEASNSPGLPPQARSSAAAWSEESKLLSLRALSRNAADPRVPEATSELVQAVAEGVLRSGRGAGGTGEGRGAISASPLRGLDTQPQRGRRDGPPGGAASVDEVAECLERLYEKNAENTARLRLALMLSRGGYVHPSECSSRAQLDCDEEAKDGLETAVAAEKRGRADLPGELCCAPAAECAAGRGLGENDWEAASGLAAGGSAEGARALADGRRIRALLAASAAGSAMDGKRRRRGSFGEEVGRGGKLLCTEKDDDAGLAVSSRVGCTRADDLLSSLASRVTHPRAFDASCPPPEALRSAGAAGDGCAPLPGTVVGNALQADLPSLCFLARGETGFQAARPQPRGYPLGEDEALRQTVARRELDMGQFSSSVVRSFPFPLSRQVVGDRHATFAPAQSEELDEMKTRSSGVATPESDFFVMKSGRLPVGSEVRGTADRHAETQGGRRFGKFAAGPGVPDCQEGGVGRQPAPVVDGRSGGPQAGDEAEDRNLPECWTVGQKDHFTEKYKWLFISGGMLGCLYCRAMKDRGLRARKRGMKIVSHWADGAVKPSGASRVTNMRSLRKKICRHQDSRTHKEAAELLGEGSLEEAFGGAGRKVHDAARLATLRAGAASPAAMGGNTGMNDWERQLHFLEPRPRGEAPGDGFPPRMGGGPPVGGPVPAVPEHARTGGGRGDDRETGGHVGFACGQPRREPAADSEPEEDSDDESVDSGRRGECSGGADANGRAEVDLRKTHAAVFRAIDGG; from the coding sequence ATGCTTCCATCTCTCGAAACGAACCTTTCCAAGTGGGAGTCTTCAGGtgcgctcgcgcggggcGTCCGCAGTGACGTCTCCGACGGGAGTGCCTCTTCCATGTTTCCAGCCGCTGGAGCTAGTGAAAATGCCCTCTCCAGCTTAGGCTCCGCCAGCGTCGTCGTCGTAGGACCGCCAACCGGTGGTGCTAAAATTGGCGAGCAAagtgcctcgccgcggcaccCGTGCCTTTCTCGAATCCCAGGCAGGTCTCATCATCACCCGCTAGAGGCGACACTCCCGCCCGAACGCTCGACGTCCCTCGAGGTTTCAATGTCGACGCACGAGGTTGCTGGCTTGGCCGCCCTCTACTCCCTGCCTGCCGCCCCCAGCCCCTGCGATGACCTTGTGTTGGAGCAGTTGCTCACGTCCGCAAACGGGGCTCTCCGACCGAAGCGAAACTTGCCTCGCCAGCGAGTCAGCCGTCCACCGAGTCGCccggggggcggcagcggcggggaGACGCAGCAAAACGCGTACCACGTGACTACCGCCGCAGACCTATCTTCGCGAcctggcgaagaagaggactgcctctcttcttcgcttacCTCCaagcctctccctccttctcCACTACCGCCCGGCGCTGAACTTCCTGCCGACGCGCTCTGGGCGCCCATGTGGCCTCCAGAcagacagccgcgcgacgccctccctttcgcggcgctcccgcgAGAGGGCCTCCGCCTGGGCAGTCGGCGCTCCCCGCGTGCCGCCACCGCGTCGCGGGAGGGACGCGGGAagccggaggcgggcgacgccacgGGCCGCAGGGACGCAGGGGAGTTGTCTGAGCACGCTGTGTCTTCCGAGGAGCTTTCTGGGAGTTTCTGGGAGCGTTCTGTTCAGCGCATTCTCGGCGaagcggcgtcggcgctgcggcgctatCCGTTGGAGAgccgcaccgccgccgccgaggcctcgAATTCGCCAGGTCTTCCCCCCCAGGCTCGCAGCTCAGCGGCGGCATGGTCGGAGGAGAGCAAACTGctgtcgcttcgcgcgctttCCCGAAACGCCGCGGACCCTCGCGTTCCGGAGGCCACCTCCGAACTGGTTCAGGCCGTCGCGGAAGGAGTCCTTCGCtctggccgcggcgcgggcgggacTGGCGAGGGGCGGGGCGCGATCAGCGCCTCTCCACTCAGAGGTCTCgacacgcagccgcagcgcgggcgcagagacggccCGCCGGGAGGTGCTGCCTCCGTTGACGAGGTCGCAGAGTGTCTCGAGCGCTTGTacgaaaaaaacgcagaaaacacCGCCCGCTTGCGTCTCGCGTTGATGCTGTCGCGGGGCGGCTACGTTCACCCCAGTGAGTGCTCCAGTCGAGCGCAGCTGGActgcgacgaggaggcgaaggatgGGCTCGAgaccgccgtcgccgcggagaagcgggGTCGGGCGGATCTCCCCGGGGAGCTCTGCTGTGCCCCGGCCGCGGAGTGCGCCGCGGGCAGGGGGCTCGGGGAGAACGACTGGGAGGCCGCAAGCGGGTTAGCGGCTGGCGGGAGTGCAGAGGGCgcacgcgccctcgcagaTGGGCGCCGGattcgcgcgcttctcgcggccAGCGCAGCAGGAAGCGCCATGGACGGCAAGCGACGGCGTAGGGGTTCCTTCGGGGAAGAAgtggggagaggaggcaagCTTCTCTGCACGGAaaaggacgacgacgcgggtctggctgtctcctcgcgtgtGGGATGCACGCGGGCGGACGACCTGCTTTCCAGTCTCGCTTCGCGGGTCACCCATCCGCGAGCCTTCGACGCGTCGTGCCCCCCACCGGAGGCGCTCCGGTCGGCAGGGGCGGCTGGAGACGGCTGTGCCCCCTTGCCAGGCACCGTGGTGGGCAACGCTTTGCAGGCGGACTTGCCGTCGCTGTGTTTTCTGGCACGCGGCGAAACAGGCTTCcaagcggcgcggccgcagccgcgggggTATCCgctcggcgaagacgaggctcTGCGACAGACAGTGGCGCGCCGGGAGCTCGACATGGGTCAGTTTTCGAGCTCCGTGGTGCGGTCGTTTCCGTTTCCCCTCAGTCGCCAGGTGGTGGGCGATCGGCACGCGACGTTCGCCCCCGCCCAGAGCGAGGAGCTGGACGAGATGAAGACGCGCAGTTCGGGCGTCGCGACACCCGAGAGCGATTTTTTCGTGATGAAGAGCGGTCGGCTGCCTGTCGGGAGCGAGGTGAGGGGAACTGCGGACAGACatgcggagacgcagggcgGAAGGCGGTTTGGCAAATTCGCGGCGGGCCCTGGAGTGCCAGACTGCCAGGAAGGCGGCGTGGgccggcagccggcgccggtcGTGGACGGTCGCAGCGGAGGCCCCCAGGCGggggacgaggcggaagaccgGAATTTGCCCGAATGTTGGACGGTGGGACAAAAGGACCACTTTACGGAGAAGTACAAGTGGCTGTTCATCAGTGGCGGGATGCTGGGGTGTCTGTACTGTCGGGCAATGAAGGACAGAGGGTtgcgggcgaggaagcggggGATGAAGATCGTTAGTCACTGGGCAGACGGGGCGGTGAAGCCCTCTGGCGCGTCGCGGGTGACCAATATGCGGAGTCTGCGCAAGAAAATTTGCCGCCACCAGGACTCGCGGACGCAcaaggaggctgcggagttGCTCGGCGAGGGCTCTCTAGAGGAGGCGTTTGGGGGCGCGGGTCGGAAAGTGCACGATGCTGCGCGGCTagcgacgctgcgcgcgggTGCTGCCTCCCCTGCAGCTATGGGGGGCAACACCGGAATGAACGACTGGGAGCGGCAACTGCACTTCCTTgagccgcgtccgcgcggagaggcgccgggcGACGGCTTTCCGCCGCGGATGGGCGGAGGGCCGCCGGTCGGCGGACCGGTGCCTGCGGTGCCGGAGCACGCCCGGACAGGGgggggacgaggagacgacaGGGAGACCGGCGGGCACGTCGGATTTGCGTgcgggcagccgcgacgAGAGCCGGCCGCGGACAGCGAACCGGAAGAGGACAGCGACGATGAAAGCGTGGACTCgggccgccgaggcgaatgcagtggaggcgcagacgcgaacggGCGCGCTGAGGTCGACCTGCGGaagacgcatgcagccgtCTTCCGGGCGATCGATGGCGGATAA